The following nucleotide sequence is from Apium graveolens cultivar Ventura chromosome 4, ASM990537v1, whole genome shotgun sequence.
TTCTTCACAAGTATTTCTCCCTCATTTGGCTTCCCTTTGATACGTTATTCATTCATCATCTAATCTCGTTTGATCGTTCGAGGGAACATATTCGTGATCTTATCATTAGGGGTTCCCTAAGCCCCTTTTACTGTCTTTTATTCTTTTAAgaatcctcttttataatccttggaTTTAATTCCTTTAATCTTTATACGTTATACTTAATTTCTTTGGTATCtcgtggattttcgggaaaaagcAAAGTACTCGTTTTCTAATTCTGATGACCATTACATACACTCAAATTCATTACTGAACACTAATATGTACTCAGAATTTTCCGAAAAGAACTCCTATATATGGCTGTCTGATAATGTTTCACAATCAGTAAAATtcactattcatcagggttttgAAACAAAAGTACTATGCACTAggattttaaaaattccaaaaattggggttattacagtttcccctccttaaaaggattccgttcTGGAATCAGGTAGAAAATgattggggatacttttctagaaTTGTGCTTTCTAGCTCTCAAGTTGGTTCCTCCACGCTATGGTTCTGCAAAAAACTATGACTAGCTTGATAACCTTGTTCCGGAGTACTCGTTCCTTTTGATCTATAATcctcactggttgctccacataggttaaGTCTGGTTGCATTCTACATGCTCGTATTCCATTATATATCTGGCATCCGGATTATACTACCTCAACATTGACACATAGAACACATTGTGAACTtgctgcaggttcgggggtagggctagctcataagCTAATTTTCCAATACGTCTCAAAATCTCAAAcggtccaatgtatcttgggcttagctcttctttctttccaaacctcatcaatcctttccaaggggatacctttagcaatactaggtcccctacttcatactccttgcTTTTCCGGGCCAAATTGGCATACTTCTTCTAtcgatcttgggctgctaccagccgtcctttgacgcactctccaacttcatcccaatataagggagatcgaaaTCTTCTTCCCTAGAGGGTCTCAAAAGGTTCTTCTTtcgatcttgggctgctaccagccgtcctttgacgcactctccaacttcatcccaatataagggagatcgaaaTCTTCTTCCCTAGAGGGTCTCAaaaggcggcattccaatactgacATAAAATCTATTACTGTAAGAGAACTCGATTAGTGATAAGTGATCATCCCcacttcctttaaagtctattgcgtagactctcaacatatcttctagcgctatagcttttgcttctcaatacccactcttttctagtctgtaatcgttactatcttctgTACATAATACTATTTTGGCTATATTTTGGCTATCTTCTATACATAATACTATTTTGGCTATAGTTCACCGCCGCCGTTGAGTTCACGAACTCCGCCGAAGCTTGATTCACCTCTTCCCGGAATCGTTTGGTATCCCCGaatacaccaatcgattgcagAACAAATAAGAAACATAACTCACTTCACAGAATTGACCAATAACCCTAGATGAAGAAACGCCTAATATTCATCAAGAACactcaagaacattcaaaccctaacttatgaattcgagaatcaaaccttaaattaaacatgttattgaactccaaatcaagagtataatataccaaaatcatcaggaagaaaagctctacaacatgaaatcatcaaatcatgcaaacaatctctcgaacaaaaattcataatttaatccaaaataattcgaaattaataaaaattatagaaaaataacctttgattctgcaggtgtatggatcacagattctgaaagtactcttcaagaccttcaattCGGTTACTTGAACTCCAGAATCGGATATCGCTAACGCCTTCAAATCTAGGTTTGATTctgaagaacactatgaatataatgtattttctctgaaaattatatatatttaactgactgcaaatggtttctgatacgaaataaaacatggtaaaggctatttataattacgggaaattagtatcccgttggatcattccggatataaaacggtacgtttatttataaaaactgatccaaacggtatcggttttcgggataactatccaaaccagtacaatttgtactgcggtcttggtctcagcgcctggttacacgtactacgaggtgataattgggatagtttaataaaaatctcccgtttatcgaaaatacgagttttattgatttatcgaaacgaatattgtatcgaaaatgttgcaccgggacccgcgtaggacaaaccgtacgccggatcgaaaaagtcgaaacatgaaatatgctcggaatattacaattcggttaggaaggagttctcggaagagtttcgggttccaaaaacgtaacaatgGATGACATCGATttgttcccgtttttataaaatagattttaaatactcggaaaaagattttataaatttcatatgatccttataaatccataaatcaacttaaaaataattaggaagatatgaaaattatctatattttattttggacatataaaaattaaaatactcaattaataatatttttaaacatccaaacacatttaacactttacaaataattcacagaatagatatgaaacacatataataattatttattagcaaaaataattacacgatatatccagGATATTAcaattagtccagcaggtcagagacctagctagtctctgagttccggaacaggtaaatgggatggcagttagagccttcaggtgttgatagcctgatcagctgtcttcacatatccgttacgtatctgatttggatttataattcccgtaagggtataagaAGTTGATGCAACGGTTTTATAAATATgcatagcatgctaaaattggactctggttcttacacagcacactactacgttgttttgataaagcatgctagttagtgatatccagttatctccgattttcattatataatgttgatgacatgattacagctctgttcctattattgttacattactgtttaatatcgttattcatatgttggtattgctgagcgattatgctcacccttatcagagatcagagtccgggATTGGCTGCTCAGCTTGATCAGGTACCCATTGCACCCTTCCAGGGCATTtttgccccttcccctgaggtgcaggcccgtgtttttgactttagtatcactatacctatgatcaatgagatgtgatcattagtCAAGAAATACACCAGTCTttatgcattattattgtcccttaataataataatacttgactaaggacctttaagaatattgataatattctcataatctcatttctaagtcacgtacttagaggtatagaattcatatcaaatttcaaggacatttattaatctaacatttatatcgctgtaaatttagaattaataaattataaaaaaattaatcgatagaacataaatattaataatccaaatgtcttaaactaaaacatcatagtgttgtctctggGGATAAACACTAACACCAATTATGGTGGCTTTGTCAATGAAAAGGGTCCGTATGCATAGAGTTTTCCCGTGGTGTTTATGTGCAGATGAAACTAAAGTACACATGTTGTTTGATTGCAATTTTTCTCGATCTATATGGCTGTCTTTTGGGTTACAAAATAGCTTATTACTATGTCCAAATGATACAATATTTGATATGATGTTCAGAGTATTTACATTTCTTTCGTGAAAGAGATGTGCTTTGGTTGGTCTGGGTTGTTGGAGCATATGAAATAGGCGCAACAAGTGGGTTTGGAACAAATTAAATACTTCATGGTACTTAATCTGAGGCTATTGTTATGCTACAAGACTGGAAGAATGCACAGGATACTCTGGAACAGCAAGAAAGAGGTATGTCTCGACGAGGGATGAGAGTCGAAAATAGAGAAAACCACATGTGGGTTTGGTAAAGATCAACACTAAAACAGTAATCTTCGAAGAAATAAGGAATGTGGGTCTGGGGTGTGTTGCTCGAGGGGAGACATGGCCGTTCTTATTGGCCTGATCCTATAATTACCCAAAACTCTTTGCTCCATGAAAAGATGAAGTCCTAAGTCTTAAGGAAGCTATTTGTTGGGCACTGGATAAAGCATACAAAGGGTGTGTTTTTGAAGCAGGCGCAAAGCTAGTGATTGATGCAATTCATGGTAATGTGGGAAAACCCCATTTTATATGATTATTGCAAATTATGTTAGTTTATTTAAGCACTTGGATGAAGTGCTAGCTGGTTACGTGAGTAGATCTACGAATGGTATGACTCACTTATTAGCAAAACCAGCCGTTTTGTGTCATATTTGTTGTAGGAGTGGTCATTGAGCCTCCCGTTTTTATTTGTGATGTATAAGATGTTGATTCCGGTTAATTAATGAAAATGCTctcatttcaaaaaaaaaacttcGTATAACGGAATTTTTAATATGAATACTTGGTGGGTTTTTTATCGTAGGGAACCCgtgggtaaaccctacgggttcacgCAATAGCCTGAAAATCACGTGGACCAaagtaaaccgcatttaagcgacatgctctggcAGCCTGAAAACCACGTGAACCAaagtaaaccgcatttaagcgacatgctctagctcaggaggcataatcataatttcttctcttgccggattcgaacctgtgaccaagatgatagttatcccctctttaattAACTGAGTCAACCCTTATGGGCCTGGATGGTATTTATGTTATTACATAAATTGATTAAAAAATTAGAATTCTACTTTCAAAAATCTTACTCATAAATATTCGGGGGCactttttttatataaatacTTGGTAGTATTTTTGGTATTGTATAAATTGATTAAAAAATAAAACTCATACTTTTAAAAATACACAGCTTAATTACACAACTTTCATAAATATTTAGGGGGATTTTTCTCCCTGATTATTACATACTCTAAATTAATGATGGGGCATCCTTTATTGTTTATTTGACCCATCTACCCTTATTTTATCTCATTTATCATTTCTTCATCTATTTAGGCATTTATCCAATTAAATTCATAATactaattttattaaattagaaACCGGTTGTACTGTACTTCTttcttattttttaattattacaTTTAAAAAATGTACATATTGACATTATAAAATTGATTTTTCACATAAATTACTGAAAATATATATGtgatattaattataaaaatatattaaaatatagtAATATAAGAATATAAGAAAATTTAAGTAAGAATCATAATACAATATTGAAGCAAAGAATTATAATGCAACTAACCTTTTGAACATAGTAGCTAATGAATTTTTCGTTTTCGagatattaaaataaattaaagatACAATTAGATAGGTGAATAAGATAGGATTGATCGACTTAAATTtcacttaaaaaaattatttaacaaGAAAAATATTGAAATAGTGGGAACCTTTAAATGAGTTTTTcgattaaaattaatttattttatgaaACTTAAACATAAAATATAATTAGATATTGAAAATTATTCAAAGGGAAAAATATTAGGATTATTATGGTAAAAAACAAGAATATGTTGTGCAAGAATGAATCGAGGTGTGCGATATTAAGACTATTATGATAAAAGCAAGAATAGGGTGTCCAACAATCAAATATCATGGccctttatttatttatttatttgagcATGCTATCCCTCCGTATGTTTTTGCTATTTTTCACTGCAACTTCTTAgagtatataaatatatacatcaATACACAGACATATATATCTCTCTCTCTCAAGCTAGTTCTGAAATCCAAGTTAATCAATGGCTCAAAAGTTGGCTACTTTAATAGGTCTTATGTTTGCCATGGCTGTTGGACATTCAAGTAAGCTTTACTCTTACCTACTTTCATCTTCTTCAGCTTTATTCTCACTCTTTAGATCTTGCATTCTTTACAATCTAACTATATATTCTTCTTGTGAGAAGTAAAAAGAAGAAGATGATTagaaattatatatttaaaatactCGAGTAAGATGGTTAATATTGTGGGGGGGTTGGTAGGTGCAACATGGTGTGTATGCAAGCCAGGATTAAATGAGACAGTGCTTCAAAAATCGATAGACTATGCATGTGGGAGCGGAGCTGATTGCACACAAATTCATCAAAAGGGAGCTTGTTACAATCCAGACACAGTCCCTGCACACTGCAACTATGCTGTTAACAGTTATTTCCAGAGAAAAGCCCAAGCTTCTGGTTCTTGTGATTTTGCTGGTGTTGCTATTATTTCCACTTCTGACCCAAGTCAGTCTTCCCTAATTTCTAGTTTCAACAGATTATTGGCTTAttgcttattatttattaattaattaattattatcatcatcattttatcatatccacatccattTCAAATTTACAGGCGTTGCTGGCTGCGTTTATCCCTCCAGTGCAAGGTAACTTTTGTACACTGTTAATACTATTACACACAAAAATCCACCCTCACAAACACAATCCTTATGCAAAGCCTAATATGTATAGCACACCTCTCTGTTTTTCATGTTCCCTCTTGTTTAGTCTGTTTTTTAACCCACAATCAAAGATGAATCTATTTGGAGTTACTTGCATTATTATGTTGTGTTCCTCCTACAGTGCTGCTGCTAATTGTACTTCACTTGCAAATGTATTTTATTACTCTCTCCCTTGGTTTGAATTTTATTTGTATGATTTTGACAAGAATATtaagaaaaaatataattttataagcaaaaaaaaaaaaaagtagTTAAGATATTGGTACCAAtcaataattttttataaaatgagttaaaaattcaatatttaaatatataataattgtAGTGAAAGAATATAAGTGTAGAAACTTATAATTTTATTGATAGAGTTACTGGGGTCCATCACTATTAAAAAAAGAAAGCAATTAAGATGCTCTAAATTTGTCAGTTTCTGCTTCTATCATGTTCATGTGTATATTGGTACATAATAGAAATTTtgtataaattttattatttttgataagTATAGAAATATATAAACTTGAGagcaatataattacaaattttaaCTAATTGTTGTAATCATAAAGTTCACTTATATATTTTACAAGTACACGGAGTACCTACTAAATTTATCGAAAAATTTCAATTTTATTGTTCCTCCTATGTTTCAAATAAACTAAACCGCGGCTAGTTTTACTTTGCCGTAAATAGTTACTCCGTGGctccatttttataaatttttctttttaatttctaatttaattttatatatttaaaaaattagtaaaaatagtaaaattttataatattaaaataattctaataattacttttttattatatccactttatatattaaatattgattgttGTCATTATTTTATCTATTTTTTCACACTAAATTATACTCCTTCCGTTCATTTTTAATATATGAAAGAGAGATAATgggtaaaagtagtgtgaaaatGGAGAAAAGATGGTAAAGTGATATGATCCATTAACTATTTTTGGTGGTTTTGAAATATAAAAAATTTGATGAGATATAAAAAAAGTGTAAATAAATGATTGAGATAGAagaattattttttttatattaaattcaGTATTGATTTTATTCCTATAAAATTTAATGAGATAGAGGGTATACAGGTTTATCAGCCGATAAATCACTAAGCTGTGCGCCCCTtctcacaaaataaataaatatcggGGGCTCTGTTAATAGTCAAAAAGTTGTACCACATCGAGACAATAGGACAGGTCTTTGTCCTCCGTGTGTCAGAAAAATATTGGGGTGATTCTGGACGCTCCCCAGTATCCATTGGATTGATTTTCATTTCCTCGAGATTTGTTCCTTTTTTTCGATgccctgaattttttttaattttctaaatCCACAAGAATTTTGAAGTACCTTACTCTTTACCGAAGAAATAGGAGGATCTTGGGTTGTTCCACGGCCATCTCATACGGTTGTGatccaaaaattcaaatttggatGACCAACTGATTCAAATACGGATCCAAATTTCTGACCAATTCCAATAGTGTGATCCAAATATCTGATccaaattattttttatatataataatatataaatatcatattaagcaattttatcataaatttatcattttatcagtattaacaatttatataacatttcataaattaattaaatcaaaaaaaattaatacacattaaaatattaaaattgtgcacTTAATTCACGAAAAAGACATCTATTCCAataattaacatacaaaatatTATTGATACATACTAATTTTCCGAATTAGTATATTCTTTCCACAAATTCTCAATTAATGTATCTCTAAGTATAATATGTGtctctttattttttattttaaattttaatgaaattatattttctcattattttaatttttattttaaaaataaattttgtttactattaattatattatgttattaattatataattaaataatcaaaaatcaatttaaaatcacataaactacaaataacaaaaccattattttatattaaatcaagtgatccaaatttggataaGTGAACAGTGGTGATCCATCACTGTTGAAATGGAATTTGGGATAATCTGCCCCAAATTTGGATTTTTGATCACCGTTGGATTTGCCCTAATAGAAATACATTGATTGTTGTGGACGTGCATAATGTAGCCGTTTCCCTTGTATAATGTAGTCGTTTCCCTTGTAGAACAGTTTTTCGTTTAGTTGAACACTCATGTCACTAGTCGAAAACTCTTAATCGAACACTTACTCAGATGAGGCAAGATTTAAGCATTTCATTTAATTGTCACCCCATACTTACATCCATATTTAACATGACTCATCTATGCTTATGTTTCTTTCATTAGGTTTTCAGTTAGTAATTGATATGTGGCTTAAAATTAATctagaaatataattaatgtGGAATTAATTAGATCTGATACGGTTCAATAACGAAACCTAATTAATGAGACCCataaccctgattatttattaattcgTAATTGATAAATAGGGAGGATTATCAACTCATTAAATGAGTCCTAACaatgatataattctataaaagatagccCTCAAGGGCACTTACACCAACTAGGAGTCTGATTCCTTTATTCTAGGAAAGTCTATCCAAGGACTGAGAACTTGTTCAACAATTCTCCtaactctagtccaattcaaggactctcgACATCTATATAAAAGGACTCACCCcatcaatcagaactacgttttttggtttaattatcaaattcacagagatacgtaggcatctcgtaaaagcagagttaagctacgaaacatgagagcagccattaaaggtctcgagctcccgaaccttagtaataaatacagcagttaatacaccctaagtttttatccataaaatGCGGTGTTgtctgtgggaaagcataacaacaaccatggcgagaacacggagtggaaacagcgcccctgaaggaacaccgGCTGGGACAACTCAAACGATTTCGTCAACGATGGAGATACCCCTACACTCATCCTATGCCTCAACCCAAGGAGAAAGCCCGATAGGGGCAATCGAGCATCAGTCACAAGGGACGGATCTCCCGGCTctacaagggacgaatcccccagCTTCTCAAGGGGCGAATTCCCAATTTCAGCAgttacatacacctgtgaattctcgacccgttgggtacgagtattcaactgttgtgaccactaatcccccttatgggatgcacttttaccccgaggttggaggaagtggacgtgctaatcggagtgaagcacaagggcagatgtcccaatatatacgtggtttggctcctatcccggaggatcaagaattctctggcccttacactgaga
It contains:
- the LOC141716606 gene encoding PLASMODESMATA CALLOSE-BINDING PROTEIN 2-like, with the translated sequence MAQKLATLIGLMFAMAVGHSSATWCVCKPGLNETVLQKSIDYACGSGADCTQIHQKGACYNPDTVPAHCNYAVNSYFQRKAQASGSCDFAGVAIISTSDPSVAGCVYPSSASATPTNTPKSSAGTMTPVGGSPYMATPSNGVLGGVNSLGPSGFGINTDDSAAGKQSTSRIITGIVFLGNPLVWGMIDWAREARV